A stretch of the Mycobacteroides immunogenum genome encodes the following:
- a CDS encoding HugZ family pyridoxamine 5'-phosphate oxidase, with the protein MASRDHGDPGDAPTIAPPLTEVANSARPSAAEEARTVAASTNTATLASLSADGDPWASLVTYGLLDGAPVLCVSQMAEHGRNLLRDARASVSIVAPNPPEDPLANTRITLAGRVRRPGPDELPAARAAHIAGVPAARFYIDYSDFSVWILDVERVRWVGGYGRMDSATGAEYDAAEPDPVSPHAAGAIKHLNDDHGQALLAMAQQLGGYPDATDARCEGADRYGLDVRVGTPRGWSVTRVGYVEPIDAIDQLRAATVQLARLADPRA; encoded by the coding sequence ATGGCTTCTCGCGATCACGGTGATCCTGGCGATGCACCCACCATCGCTCCACCCCTGACAGAGGTGGCCAACTCGGCCCGGCCGTCTGCCGCGGAGGAGGCCAGGACGGTCGCCGCGTCCACGAATACCGCGACGCTGGCAAGCCTGTCTGCCGACGGCGACCCATGGGCCTCGTTGGTCACCTATGGACTGTTGGACGGTGCACCGGTGTTGTGCGTCTCGCAGATGGCCGAACATGGACGCAACCTGTTGCGTGACGCCCGGGCCAGCGTGTCCATCGTGGCGCCCAACCCGCCCGAGGACCCGCTGGCCAACACCCGGATCACTCTTGCGGGCAGGGTCCGCCGACCCGGCCCCGATGAGTTGCCGGCCGCGCGTGCGGCCCACATCGCCGGGGTGCCTGCCGCGCGCTTCTATATCGACTACAGCGATTTCTCTGTCTGGATCCTGGACGTCGAGCGGGTGCGCTGGGTGGGCGGCTACGGCCGCATGGATTCGGCCACAGGTGCCGAATACGATGCCGCCGAACCCGATCCGGTTTCGCCCCACGCGGCTGGCGCGATCAAACATCTCAACGATGATCACGGGCAGGCGCTGCTCGCCATGGCTCAGCAGTTGGGCGGATATCCGGATGCCACGGACGCACGTTGTGAAGGCGCGGACCGCTATGGGCTGGATGTCCGGGTCGGCACGCCGCGGGGCTGGTCGGTGACGCGAGTCGGCTATGTGGAGCCGATCGACGCGATTGATCAGCTCCGGGCGGCCACGGTGCAGTTGGCGCGGCTCGCTGATCCGCGCGCTTAG
- a CDS encoding bifunctional RNase H/acid phosphatase, producing MKVLVEADGGSRGNPGLAGYGAVVFSPDRQTVLGEACEAIGHATNNVAEYRGLIAGLAEAARVGATEVSVSMDSKLVVEQMSGRWKVKHPDLITLYQQAVTAAMQFDSVDYRWIPRERNKHADRLANEAMDRASGIEPKEPKKPKEAKENKPADTAPGWTGARGKPTRMLLLRHGQTELSVQRRYSGRGNPELTELGREQAARAARYLASRGGIAAVISSPLSRAKETAGAAAAALGVPLTVDDDLIETDFGKWEGLTFSEAAARDPELHRQWLSDTSVTPPEGESFDTVHHRVRRARNRIIAEFGGATVLVVSHVTPIKTLLRLALDAGPGLLYRLHLDLASLSIAEFYSDGPASVRLVNETSYLT from the coding sequence GTGAAGGTTCTTGTCGAGGCCGATGGTGGTTCACGTGGCAACCCCGGATTGGCTGGATACGGCGCGGTGGTGTTTTCTCCCGACCGCCAGACGGTGCTGGGGGAGGCCTGTGAGGCCATTGGTCATGCCACCAACAACGTCGCCGAATATCGGGGTTTGATAGCGGGACTGGCCGAGGCGGCGCGTGTGGGCGCCACGGAGGTGAGCGTCTCGATGGATTCCAAACTGGTCGTTGAGCAGATGTCCGGCAGATGGAAGGTCAAGCATCCTGACCTGATCACGCTGTACCAGCAGGCTGTTACCGCGGCAATGCAATTCGATTCCGTCGACTACAGATGGATTCCCCGGGAACGCAACAAGCATGCCGATCGGCTGGCCAATGAGGCAATGGACCGGGCCAGCGGTATCGAGCCCAAGGAGCCGAAGAAGCCCAAAGAGGCCAAGGAAAACAAGCCGGCCGATACCGCGCCGGGCTGGACCGGGGCCCGGGGCAAGCCCACCCGGATGTTGTTGCTGCGCCATGGGCAGACCGAACTTTCGGTGCAGCGCCGTTACTCCGGACGCGGCAACCCGGAACTGACCGAACTGGGCCGCGAACAGGCCGCGCGGGCGGCACGCTACCTGGCGAGCCGCGGTGGTATCGCGGCGGTGATCAGCTCGCCGCTGAGCCGGGCCAAGGAGACCGCGGGGGCGGCTGCTGCCGCGCTGGGCGTCCCGTTGACGGTCGACGACGATCTGATCGAGACCGACTTCGGTAAGTGGGAAGGTTTGACATTCTCCGAGGCTGCCGCGCGCGATCCTGAGCTGCACCGCCAGTGGCTCAGCGATACTTCGGTGACTCCGCCGGAGGGCGAGAGCTTCGACACCGTGCATCACCGGGTACGGCGCGCGCGCAACCGAATCATCGCCGAATTCGGCGGCGCAACGGTTTTGGTGGTCTCGCATGTCACACCCATCAAGACGCTGCTGCGCTTGGCGCTCGATGCCGGACCCGGGCTGCTGTACCGACTGCACCTGGATCTGGCCTCGCTGAGCATTGCCGAGTTCTATTCGGACGGACCGGCATCGGTACGACTTGTCAACGAAACCTCCTATCTGACTTAG
- a CDS encoding zinc ribbon domain-containing protein: MKAEVAQQRLLVDLASVDAELTRVAHRRANPPERQEHGELQVQQRTILDEVGALAIALEDLDEQVAKLDAEVTAVRQREDRDRSLLASASTNPKELTEIQHELDTLERRQSSLEDSELELMERREELQKQQASAQANADKVAERLAEIERIQRAVAIDTDAEENRIRQRRDGLSSSIDGVLLEAYERQRRSGGPGAGLLQGNKCGACRIELDRGELSRISAAAADEVLRCPECSAILVRP, translated from the coding sequence ATGAAAGCCGAAGTAGCGCAACAACGTCTACTGGTCGACCTGGCGTCGGTAGACGCCGAACTGACACGGGTGGCGCACCGGCGCGCGAACCCGCCCGAGCGTCAGGAACATGGGGAACTGCAGGTGCAGCAGCGCACCATTCTCGACGAGGTGGGCGCCCTTGCCATCGCTCTGGAAGACCTGGACGAGCAGGTTGCCAAATTGGACGCGGAGGTGACCGCCGTGCGGCAGCGGGAAGACCGTGACCGGTCCCTGCTCGCCTCGGCGAGCACCAACCCCAAGGAACTCACCGAGATTCAGCATGAGCTGGATACCCTGGAGCGCCGTCAGTCCAGCTTGGAGGATTCCGAACTGGAGCTGATGGAGCGCCGCGAAGAGCTGCAGAAGCAACAGGCGTCGGCGCAAGCCAACGCCGACAAGGTCGCCGAGCGGCTGGCGGAGATCGAACGGATCCAGCGGGCGGTCGCTATCGATACCGATGCCGAGGAGAACCGGATCCGGCAGCGCCGCGATGGGTTGTCGTCATCCATCGACGGGGTTCTGTTGGAAGCCTATGAACGCCAGCGTCGTTCGGGTGGTCCAGGTGCGGGGCTGCTGCAGGGCAACAAGTGCGGCGCATGCCGCATCGAGCTGGACCGTGGTGAACTGTCCAGGATTTCGGCCGCCGCCGCCGACGAGGTGTTGCGGTGCCCCGAATGCAGCGCGATCCTGGTGCGCCCGTGA